A DNA window from Chryseobacterium sp. MEBOG06 contains the following coding sequences:
- a CDS encoding RsmB/NOP family class I SAM-dependent RNA methyltransferase, giving the protein MELIHRNLAIGIHDALQETFFEKNKYADKVIERLLKANRKWGSQDRAVVSEIFYNIIRWKKRIEYYMGEGVKPNNIYKLIIAYLLWSKTNYKKFEEFDGIKIADILTKLKKNTVPTKAIEHSIPEWLAETLEKELGASWEREMLALNEQAPTVLRANSLKTTTRELISDLSDEGVTAFSIKNYPDAVQLEEKKNVFLTTAFKEGLFEVQDASSQKIGYFLDVKEGQRVVDACAGAGGKTLHLAALMQNKGQIIALDIFEWKLAELKRRAKRAGAHNIETRMISDNKVIKRLHEKADRLLIDAPCSGLGVLKRNPDSKWKIDQAFIDRIKKEQQQILQDYSKMLKKGGQMVYATCSILPSENNLQVEEFIKNNPGFRMIKDQKVMPSEGYDGFYMALIERVS; this is encoded by the coding sequence ATGGAACTTATTCACAGAAACTTAGCGATCGGAATTCACGATGCTTTACAGGAAACCTTTTTCGAAAAAAATAAATATGCGGATAAAGTAATTGAAAGACTTTTAAAAGCTAATAGAAAATGGGGAAGCCAGGACAGAGCTGTTGTTTCTGAAATTTTCTACAATATTATCCGTTGGAAGAAACGTATTGAGTATTATATGGGAGAAGGGGTAAAACCTAACAACATCTATAAACTTATCATTGCTTACCTTCTTTGGAGCAAAACCAATTATAAAAAGTTTGAAGAATTTGACGGAATCAAAATTGCGGACATTCTTACTAAACTTAAAAAAAATACAGTGCCTACCAAAGCTATCGAGCATTCTATACCTGAATGGCTAGCTGAAACACTGGAAAAAGAACTAGGTGCCAGCTGGGAAAGAGAAATGCTTGCCTTAAACGAGCAGGCTCCTACAGTTTTAAGAGCAAATTCTTTAAAAACCACAACAAGAGAACTGATCTCTGACCTTTCAGATGAAGGAGTAACAGCCTTCTCAATTAAAAATTATCCTGATGCTGTTCAGTTGGAAGAAAAAAAGAACGTTTTCTTAACAACAGCCTTTAAAGAGGGATTATTTGAAGTACAGGATGCTTCATCACAAAAAATCGGATACTTCCTGGATGTAAAAGAAGGCCAGAGAGTAGTAGACGCATGTGCAGGAGCGGGTGGAAAAACACTCCACCTTGCAGCATTAATGCAAAACAAAGGACAGATCATCGCACTGGATATTTTCGAGTGGAAATTGGCAGAGCTGAAACGCCGTGCTAAAAGAGCCGGAGCTCACAATATTGAAACCCGTATGATTTCTGATAATAAAGTAATCAAACGTCTTCATGAAAAAGCTGACAGACTATTGATTGATGCGCCATGTTCTGGTCTGGGAGTTTTAAAAAGAAATCCTGATAGTAAATGGAAAATCGATCAGGCTTTTATCGACAGAATTAAAAAAGAGCAGCAACAGATTCTTCAGGATTATTCTAAAATGTTGAAAAAAGGAGGACAAATGGTATATGCTACCTGCTCTATTCTTCCTTCTGAAAATAATCTGCAGGTAGAAGAATTCATCAAAAACAATCCTGGATTCAGAATGATCAAGGATCAGAAAGTAATGCCAAGTGAAGGGTATGACGGATTCTATATGGCTTTGATTGAGAGAGTTTCTTAA
- a CDS encoding zinc ribbon domain-containing protein YjdM, with protein sequence MSDTVLCPKCSSEFTYPSDNMMVCSQCFYEWNPEEAVSEAASEGKIVDSNGNELQDGDSVVVVKDLPVKGAPKPVKAGTKVKNIRLRPGSDHNIDCKIDGFGAMALKSEFVKKA encoded by the coding sequence ATGAGTGATACAGTACTTTGTCCGAAATGCAGCTCTGAGTTTACTTACCCAAGCGATAATATGATGGTATGTTCTCAGTGTTTCTACGAATGGAATCCTGAAGAAGCAGTTTCTGAAGCAGCAAGCGAAGGAAAGATAGTAGATTCTAACGGAAATGAACTTCAGGATGGGGATTCTGTAGTGGTTGTTAAAGACCTTCCGGTAAAAGGAGCACCAAAACCAGTAAAAGCAGGTACTAAAGTGAAAAATATCCGTTTAAGACCCGGAAGTGACCATAATATAGACTGTAAAATTGACGGTTTTGGAGCAATGGCTTTAAAATCGGAATTTGTAAAAAAGGCATAA
- a CDS encoding sulfate/molybdate ABC transporter ATP-binding protein, which translates to MLLEINNLFFSHNQDKPLFQNLNLRFEENKIIALAGESGCGKSTLLSLVYGLLDWESGEIIFNGRKLLGPKGNLVPGEAEMKFVAQNFDLMPYATVAENVGKFISNINLKQKRETVMELLEVVGLQEFAHVLPKYLSGGQQQRVAIARALSVLPKLLILDEPFSNLDFPRKIELRERLFRYVKEHQISLIISTHEIQDIMPWLDQIVILQNGRLIQNDSPEETYRKPYNSYVAKLFGEVNIFNESEAADFQLSKFSYYPKEIKITETGIEAEVLESRFGGNYYWNKLIAKGKELVIYTDNKLEGTIKISFVQNS; encoded by the coding sequence ATGCTACTAGAAATAAACAATTTATTTTTCTCTCACAATCAAGATAAACCCCTGTTTCAGAACCTTAATCTAAGATTTGAGGAAAACAAAATCATTGCCCTGGCAGGAGAAAGCGGATGCGGAAAATCTACCCTGCTGAGTCTGGTCTATGGTCTTCTTGACTGGGAGAGCGGAGAGATTATTTTTAACGGAAGAAAACTTTTGGGGCCTAAAGGAAATCTTGTTCCCGGAGAAGCAGAGATGAAATTTGTAGCACAGAATTTTGATCTTATGCCGTATGCTACCGTTGCAGAAAATGTAGGGAAATTTATTTCAAATATCAATCTAAAGCAAAAAAGAGAAACCGTAATGGAACTTCTTGAAGTGGTAGGACTTCAGGAATTTGCCCACGTACTTCCCAAGTATTTAAGTGGTGGACAACAACAAAGAGTAGCCATCGCAAGAGCGCTTTCTGTATTACCGAAACTGCTTATTCTGGATGAACCTTTCAGTAATCTGGATTTCCCGAGAAAAATTGAACTTAGAGAACGACTTTTCCGATATGTAAAGGAGCATCAGATCTCTCTGATTATATCCACACATGAAATTCAGGATATCATGCCATGGCTGGATCAGATTGTTATTCTTCAAAACGGAAGATTGATACAGAATGACAGCCCGGAAGAAACCTACCGAAAACCTTACAACTCATACGTTGCCAAATTATTCGGAGAAGTGAATATTTTCAATGAATCTGAAGCAGCGGATTTTCAGCTTTCTAAGTTTTCCTATTATCCTAAAGAAATAAAAATAACGGAAACCGGAATTGAAGCAGAAGTTCTGGAAAGTAGATTCGGAGGAAATTATTATTGGAATAAACTTATTGCGAAGGGAAAAGAACTTGTTATTTATACTGATAACAAGCTGGAAGGAACTATTAAAATCTCCTTTGTTCAGAACTCATAA
- a CDS encoding YceI family protein yields MRKKLFSLAIPALFVAAVMVSCKKDKPLSSESNEVVTTKDGSQYSLDTLNSKVEWKGYKVFKSENTSHFGTIRFESGDVTVKDGKLESGKFVADMNSLTSVDLKDSPEDMGKLNGHLKSGDFFEVEKFPTASYEITKVTPATEGDYNTILDGNLTIKGITKPVQFKANVSVKEGEVSVATEPKDIKREEFGVKFQAPAENGVIKDEVTLQINVKALEKK; encoded by the coding sequence ATGAGAAAAAAGCTGTTTTCATTAGCAATTCCTGCTTTATTTGTTGCTGCCGTAATGGTTTCTTGTAAAAAAGATAAACCGCTTAGCAGTGAAAGTAACGAGGTAGTGACTACCAAAGATGGTAGCCAGTACAGTTTGGATACGCTAAACAGTAAGGTTGAATGGAAAGGATATAAAGTATTTAAATCTGAAAATACGAGCCACTTTGGAACAATCAGATTTGAAAGCGGAGATGTGACCGTGAAAGACGGAAAACTGGAAAGCGGAAAATTTGTTGCTGATATGAACTCCTTAACTTCTGTAGATTTGAAAGACAGTCCGGAAGATATGGGAAAACTAAATGGACACCTTAAAAGTGGTGACTTCTTTGAAGTTGAAAAATTCCCGACAGCTTCTTATGAAATTACAAAAGTTACCCCAGCCACAGAAGGAGATTATAATACTATTTTAGATGGGAATTTAACTATTAAAGGAATTACAAAACCAGTTCAGTTTAAGGCTAATGTATCTGTGAAAGAAGGAGAAGTAAGTGTAGCTACTGAGCCAAAGGATATTAAAAGAGAAGAGTTTGGAGTGAAATTCCAGGCTCCTGCTGAAAACGGGGTCATTAAAGATGAGGTAACTCTTCAGATCAACGTTAAAGCTTTAGAGAAGAAATAA
- the pheS gene encoding phenylalanine--tRNA ligase subunit alpha → MIEKIEELLIEVNGFNASSKEDIENFRIKYNGKKGVLNDFFEKFKEVPNDQKKEFGQKINTLKQAVAVKLEDLKNTSASSVVLEKEDLTRPAFPLELGSRHPINLVKNRIIEIFKSIGFAVADGPEIEDDWHNFTALNLPEYHPARDMQDTFFIEQNPDILLRTHTSSVQTRFMEENQPPIRILSPGRVFRNEAISSRSHCIFHQIEGLYIDENVSFADLKQTIQFFTTELFGKSKIRMRPSFFPFTEPSAEIDVYWGLNSETDYRITKGTGWLEIMGCGMVDPAVLKNVNIDAEKYSGYAFGMGIERITMLLYQMSDIRMFFENDIRTLEQFKTL, encoded by the coding sequence ATGATAGAAAAGATAGAAGAACTACTGATCGAAGTAAACGGCTTCAATGCTAGCTCTAAGGAAGATATCGAAAACTTCCGAATCAAGTACAACGGTAAAAAAGGGGTTCTGAATGATTTTTTTGAAAAATTTAAAGAAGTTCCTAACGACCAGAAGAAAGAATTCGGACAGAAGATCAATACTTTGAAGCAAGCAGTTGCTGTAAAATTAGAAGATTTGAAAAATACTTCTGCATCTTCTGTTGTCTTAGAAAAAGAAGATCTTACGAGACCTGCTTTTCCATTGGAATTAGGCTCAAGACATCCAATCAACCTGGTTAAAAACAGAATTATTGAAATCTTTAAATCAATTGGCTTTGCAGTAGCAGATGGCCCTGAGATTGAAGATGACTGGCATAACTTTACTGCGCTGAACCTTCCGGAATACCACCCGGCAAGAGATATGCAGGATACGTTCTTTATTGAGCAGAATCCGGATATTCTTTTGAGAACGCATACATCTTCTGTACAAACTCGTTTTATGGAAGAAAATCAGCCGCCAATCAGGATTTTATCTCCGGGAAGAGTTTTCAGAAATGAAGCAATCTCTTCACGTTCTCACTGTATTTTCCATCAGATTGAAGGATTATATATTGATGAGAACGTAAGTTTTGCAGATCTTAAGCAGACCATTCAGTTCTTTACAACAGAGCTCTTCGGAAAGTCTAAAATCAGAATGAGACCATCATTCTTCCCATTTACAGAGCCAAGTGCTGAAATTGATGTGTATTGGGGACTGAACTCAGAAACAGACTATAGAATCACGAAAGGAACAGGCTGGCTTGAAATTATGGGCTGTGGAATGGTAGATCCTGCCGTACTGAAAAACGTGAATATAGATGCTGAAAAATATTCGGGATATGCATTCGGAATGGGAATTGAAAGAATTACAATGCTTCTTTACCAGATGAGTGACATCAGAATGTTCTTTGAAAATGATATCAGAACACTGGAACAGTTCAAAACATTATAA
- a CDS encoding DUF3108 domain-containing protein: MKKFLNLFALLIFFFGSAQIDNIADGESITLRIHYGFLNAGTANLTTQKTNYKGVPHLYVKGTGQTTGAVKAFFKVEDLYESFINTETGLPSFYVRDVREGSYRQHLETVFNHDNNTLILTDKKTPANGSKVLKSVKGVQDMLSCFYYLRSKSPDELKTGTIINMNVWIDDEMFPFQLKVVGTENLKTKFGTINCLKIIPSVKSGRVFKEKEGVTMWVSNDANHLPMLLKAELAVGSLKASIDDYKNVKYPLKFTK, translated from the coding sequence ATGAAGAAATTTTTAAACCTCTTTGCCCTATTAATATTCTTTTTCGGCTCAGCCCAGATTGATAACATCGCAGATGGAGAGTCCATCACCCTGAGAATCCATTATGGCTTTCTAAATGCCGGAACAGCCAATCTGACGACTCAAAAGACCAATTATAAAGGAGTTCCCCATCTCTATGTAAAAGGTACAGGGCAGACTACGGGGGCTGTAAAAGCATTCTTCAAAGTAGAAGACCTCTATGAAAGTTTCATCAATACAGAAACGGGGTTGCCAAGTTTTTATGTAAGAGATGTACGGGAAGGAAGTTACCGCCAGCACCTTGAAACCGTTTTCAATCACGATAACAATACTTTGATTTTAACAGATAAAAAAACACCGGCCAATGGTTCTAAGGTCTTAAAATCTGTAAAAGGGGTGCAGGATATGCTTTCATGCTTTTACTATTTAAGGAGCAAGAGCCCGGATGAACTAAAAACAGGAACCATTATCAATATGAATGTATGGATAGACGATGAAATGTTTCCTTTTCAGCTAAAAGTGGTAGGAACAGAAAACTTAAAAACTAAGTTCGGTACCATCAACTGCCTGAAAATTATCCCTTCAGTAAAAAGCGGAAGAGTATTTAAAGAAAAAGAAGGAGTTACCATGTGGGTGTCCAACGATGCCAATCATCTTCCGATGCTGCTAAAGGCTGAACTGGCTGTCGGTTCGTTAAAAGCAAGTATTGATGATTATAAAAACGTAAAATATCCTTTAAAGTTTACCAAGTAA
- a CDS encoding NAD(P)/FAD-dependent oxidoreductase, producing the protein MITTDILIIGAGPTGLFAVFEAGLLKMKCHIIDALPQPGGQLAELYPKKPIFDIPGYPSVNAGELVDNLMEQIKQFQPGFTLGETAVSYTKVDDEWFEVITNKGTVHRCKAIAIAGGLGTFEPRKPTFENVADYEEKGLEYFVKEPEHFRNKRVVIAGGGDSALDWSVFLSNVASEVTLIHRRNEFRGALDSVEKVQDLKNQGKIKLITPAEVTGIKGDGKVEAITVQKDGEEAYDIETDYFIPLFGLTPKLGEIGNWGLNIEKNAIVVNNALDYQTNIDGIYAIGDINTYPGKLKLILCGFHEATLMCQSVYNRLNPGKKFVLKYTTVSGVDGFDGSRKEAEKAVVKKID; encoded by the coding sequence ATGATAACCACTGATATATTGATCATAGGTGCAGGTCCTACAGGACTTTTTGCAGTTTTTGAAGCAGGACTTTTAAAAATGAAGTGCCATATTATTGATGCGCTTCCACAACCGGGAGGTCAATTGGCTGAACTTTATCCTAAAAAACCTATTTTTGATATTCCAGGGTATCCTTCAGTGAACGCTGGAGAATTGGTGGATAATTTAATGGAGCAGATCAAACAGTTCCAGCCTGGGTTTACTTTAGGAGAAACTGCTGTTTCTTATACAAAGGTTGATGATGAGTGGTTTGAAGTGATCACAAACAAAGGTACCGTTCACAGATGTAAAGCTATTGCCATTGCCGGAGGATTGGGAACTTTTGAACCGAGAAAGCCTACTTTCGAAAATGTAGCTGATTATGAAGAAAAAGGTCTTGAATATTTCGTTAAAGAACCTGAACATTTCAGAAACAAAAGAGTAGTGATCGCCGGAGGTGGAGATTCTGCATTGGACTGGAGTGTTTTCCTTTCTAATGTTGCAAGTGAAGTGACATTGATCCACAGAAGAAATGAGTTCAGAGGAGCTTTGGATTCTGTAGAGAAAGTTCAGGATCTTAAAAACCAGGGAAAAATCAAATTAATTACTCCTGCTGAAGTTACAGGTATTAAAGGTGACGGAAAAGTAGAAGCAATTACAGTACAAAAAGACGGTGAAGAGGCATACGACATTGAAACAGATTACTTTATTCCTTTATTCGGACTGACTCCAAAGCTGGGTGAGATCGGAAACTGGGGATTAAACATCGAGAAAAATGCAATCGTTGTAAACAATGCTCTAGATTATCAGACAAATATTGATGGTATTTATGCTATCGGAGATATTAATACATATCCTGGAAAACTTAAATTAATTCTTTGTGGTTTCCACGAAGCTACTTTAATGTGTCAGAGTGTTTACAACAGACTAAACCCGGGTAAAAAATTCGTATTAAAATATACAACAGTAAGCGGGGTAGACGGATTTGACGGAAGCCGTAAAGAAGCAGAGAAGGCTGTTGTGAAAAAAATTGACTAA
- a CDS encoding 2Fe-2S iron-sulfur cluster-binding protein, translating into MSDINIKITDREGVTHDVVAPTDMSMNLMEIIRAYELAEEGTIGVCGGMAMCASCQVYVVNDPGLEPMGDEEDAMLAEAFHVKDNSRLGCQLHIADQMEGLEVAIAPYP; encoded by the coding sequence ATGTCAGATATTAATATTAAAATCACCGATAGAGAAGGTGTAACCCACGATGTTGTGGCTCCAACGGATATGTCCATGAACTTAATGGAGATTATTCGTGCTTATGAATTGGCAGAAGAAGGTACTATTGGTGTATGTGGAGGAATGGCGATGTGCGCTTCATGCCAGGTTTATGTAGTGAATGATCCTGGTCTGGAACCTATGGGAGATGAAGAGGATGCCATGCTTGCTGAAGCTTTCCACGTGAAAGATAACAGCAGATTGGGCTGCCAGTTGCATATTGCAGATCAAATGGAGGGCCTTGAAGTGGCAATTGCTCCTTATCCTTAG
- a CDS encoding prolyl oligopeptidase family serine peptidase — translation MKSIFLSGSLFLSQLAFAQYNYPKTPEKPVTDDYFGTKITDNYQWLEDLKSPEVKNWFKAQSDYSHTIIDKITNRDVLYNSMKQIQEMGGDSYSYARQRGNIYFYVKTQKKEKLSKLYQRNLSTGKETLIFDPETYKKDSQITNFSIDSKGNQIAILLSKSGGEICELRILDLKTNKILDDALSPIWSEFNFEFTPDDKSIIYTKMSTGDPNSNMLLKEMKAMLHQIGTHPDKDIVLASKEEYPGLNILTEQFPMVHFSEDYQYIVLNIGSTKSENPQFYAPYSSIKDKKTPWKQIVKASDEITQTFINGDQLYFLSHKKAPNYKIGVTSLSNPDFDHAKIIIPESNDVIRSMNNSKNYLYYSLSNGITQDKYQIDLKTSTVKKVPLHDGVNNSNPLNSRENDHLQCYNSNWLTPATAYEYNPQNEKVVKSKYFNGSSHYPDYNKLYEVKEIEVKSHDGTMVPLSIIYPKNIKMDGNNPAYITGYGGYGISSTPRFSNRLVALLEQGAVLAIAHVRGGGEKGENWHTGGMKVNKPNTWKDFIACSEYLINQKYTSPSKLIGNGASMGGVLIGRAITERPDLYAVAIAEVGMTNVLRSQNSANGANQIPEVGSLKDPEDIKYLIEMDAQSKIKKGVKYPAVIVRTGMNDSRITPWEPAKLAAALQNSTASGKPVLLYVNYENGHFTNDLDVVFKEYSDIFAFALWQIGHPKFQPVNK, via the coding sequence ATGAAAAGTATATTTTTATCAGGCAGTTTATTTTTAAGCCAGCTCGCTTTTGCTCAATATAATTATCCTAAAACTCCGGAAAAACCAGTAACAGATGATTATTTTGGAACAAAAATAACTGATAACTACCAATGGCTGGAAGACCTGAAAAGTCCTGAAGTAAAAAATTGGTTCAAAGCTCAGTCAGATTACAGCCATACTATTATTGATAAAATTACCAATCGTGATGTGCTCTATAACAGCATGAAACAGATCCAGGAAATGGGTGGTGATTCTTACAGCTATGCAAGACAGAGAGGAAATATTTACTTCTATGTAAAGACTCAAAAAAAAGAAAAACTTTCCAAGCTCTATCAAAGAAATCTTTCTACAGGAAAAGAAACTTTGATTTTTGATCCGGAAACATATAAAAAAGATTCACAGATCACTAATTTCTCAATAGATTCTAAAGGAAATCAAATAGCAATATTGCTATCCAAGTCGGGTGGTGAAATTTGTGAGCTCAGAATTTTAGACTTAAAAACAAATAAAATACTGGATGATGCACTTAGCCCTATCTGGAGTGAATTCAACTTTGAGTTTACTCCTGATGACAAGTCTATCATTTATACCAAAATGAGTACCGGGGATCCAAATAGCAATATGCTGCTGAAAGAGATGAAAGCAATGCTGCATCAGATTGGTACTCATCCTGATAAAGATATTGTATTGGCATCAAAGGAAGAATATCCTGGGCTCAATATACTAACAGAGCAATTTCCGATGGTTCATTTTTCTGAAGATTATCAATATATCGTGTTAAACATTGGTTCTACAAAATCTGAAAATCCACAATTCTATGCACCTTATTCTTCAATAAAAGATAAAAAGACACCATGGAAACAAATTGTAAAAGCTTCTGACGAGATCACCCAAACCTTTATCAATGGAGATCAGCTTTATTTTCTCAGCCACAAAAAGGCACCAAATTACAAAATAGGGGTAACAAGTTTATCTAATCCTGATTTTGATCACGCAAAAATTATTATTCCTGAAAGCAATGATGTAATCAGGTCTATGAACAACTCTAAAAATTATTTATACTATTCATTGAGCAATGGTATTACCCAGGATAAATATCAGATTGATCTTAAAACATCAACGGTAAAAAAAGTTCCGCTGCATGATGGAGTAAATAATTCGAATCCGCTCAATTCAAGGGAAAATGACCATCTGCAATGCTATAACAGCAATTGGCTTACTCCAGCTACAGCATACGAATATAATCCTCAAAATGAGAAAGTTGTAAAAAGCAAATATTTCAATGGCAGCAGCCATTACCCAGATTATAACAAATTGTATGAAGTAAAAGAAATAGAAGTGAAAAGCCATGATGGAACAATGGTTCCACTTTCTATCATTTATCCTAAAAATATAAAAATGGATGGTAATAATCCTGCTTATATCACCGGATACGGTGGCTATGGAATTTCTTCTACCCCCCGCTTTTCCAACAGGCTGGTTGCATTGCTGGAACAGGGAGCTGTACTTGCAATTGCACATGTAAGAGGAGGAGGCGAAAAAGGTGAGAACTGGCATACTGGAGGAATGAAGGTCAATAAACCTAATACATGGAAAGATTTTATCGCCTGTTCAGAATATCTCATTAATCAAAAATATACTTCTCCTTCAAAACTCATTGGAAACGGAGCTAGTATGGGAGGGGTTCTTATTGGAAGAGCTATCACTGAGAGACCGGATTTATATGCCGTAGCTATTGCTGAAGTAGGAATGACAAATGTCCTCCGCTCACAGAATTCAGCCAATGGTGCTAACCAGATTCCTGAAGTCGGAAGCCTAAAAGATCCTGAAGATATTAAGTATCTCATTGAAATGGATGCTCAAAGCAAAATAAAAAAAGGAGTAAAATATCCGGCTGTCATTGTACGTACCGGAATGAATGATTCCAGAATTACGCCGTGGGAACCTGCGAAACTGGCTGCTGCATTACAAAACAGTACTGCCTCCGGAAAGCCCGTTTTATTATATGTTAACTACGAAAACGGTCATTTTACAAATGATCTGGATGTAGTATTCAAAGAATATTCTGATATTTTTGCCTTTGCATTGTGGCAGATAGGACATCCTAAGTTTCAGCCGGTCAATAAATAA
- a CDS encoding TIGR00730 family Rossman fold protein — MKSITVFCGSSFGSDKIYEEQTFLLGQTLAKQNIQLIYGGSETGLMGTVANGVLSENGKVIGVLPHFLQSKEIAHKNLTELIIVETMHERKTKMNDLCDGVIVLPGGYGTLEEFFEMITWAQLGLHKKPIGILNIDGFYDDLIKLIQTMVDKGFLKQVNKDMLLISESIDDLLEKMKNYEAPTVWKVISKDKL, encoded by the coding sequence ATGAAAAGTATAACAGTATTTTGTGGCTCAAGTTTCGGGTCTGATAAAATCTATGAAGAACAGACTTTTTTGCTTGGACAAACCCTGGCAAAACAAAATATCCAACTTATTTATGGTGGTTCAGAAACCGGTCTGATGGGGACAGTAGCCAATGGAGTCTTAAGTGAAAATGGAAAGGTAATTGGAGTTCTTCCCCACTTTCTGCAGTCTAAAGAAATTGCTCATAAAAACCTTACTGAGCTTATCATTGTAGAAACCATGCACGAAAGGAAGACAAAAATGAACGACCTTTGTGATGGCGTGATCGTTCTTCCCGGTGGATACGGAACCTTGGAGGAGTTCTTTGAAATGATAACCTGGGCACAGCTTGGTCTTCACAAAAAACCAATTGGGATATTGAATATTGACGGATTTTATGATGATCTGATCAAACTGATTCAAACTATGGTAGATAAAGGATTTTTAAAACAAGTCAATAAAGACATGCTGCTGATCAGTGAAAGCATTGATGATTTGTTGGAAAAAATGAAAAATTATGAGGCACCTACTGTTTGGAAGGTGATTTCTAAAGATAAACTTTAA
- a CDS encoding aminoacyl-histidine dipeptidase, translating into MELSNIEPQIIWKNFSKLNAVPRPSKKEEKVIAFIKGFGEDLGLETTVDEVGNVIIKKPATTGMENRKSIVLQSHLDMVCQKNNDVNFDFETEGIKMEIDGDWVKAKGTTLGADNGLGVATIMSILESSDIPHPALEALFTIDEETGMTGAIGLKPGQLTGQILLNLDTEEDDEIDIGCAGGVDVTITQSYTTESSKGQVVRIEVKGLQGGHSGMDIHKGFGNSNIILGRLLYKGLDQQNIELISIDGGGLRNAIPREAAAVVSVRNAHEFIAEATALKKEILEEFASVEPGIQINIESSTSSDKAVSEADSKKIILTLKALHNGVYRMSPDVADLVEASNNVARVELKEGGLKILNLTRSSVDSSKYSTAEQLKSVAELAGMNVEFSGSYPGWKPKPGSEIVKVMEKIYTEKFNEKPHVVACHAGLECGIIGANYPEMEMVSFGPTIRGAHSPEEKANIPSAQKFWSFLKDILANIPQK; encoded by the coding sequence ATGGAATTATCTAACATAGAACCGCAAATAATCTGGAAAAACTTCTCCAAATTAAATGCAGTTCCAAGACCATCAAAAAAAGAGGAAAAAGTAATTGCTTTCATCAAAGGATTTGGTGAGGATTTAGGACTTGAAACTACTGTAGATGAAGTAGGAAATGTAATTATTAAAAAACCTGCTACCACAGGAATGGAAAACCGTAAATCTATTGTGCTTCAGTCACACTTAGATATGGTTTGCCAGAAAAACAATGATGTCAATTTTGATTTTGAAACAGAAGGAATCAAAATGGAAATTGATGGAGACTGGGTAAAAGCAAAAGGAACTACTTTGGGAGCCGACAACGGTTTGGGAGTGGCTACTATCATGTCCATTCTTGAAAGTTCAGATATTCCACACCCTGCTCTTGAAGCGTTATTCACAATTGATGAAGAAACGGGAATGACAGGAGCTATCGGTTTAAAACCAGGGCAGCTAACCGGACAAATACTATTGAACCTTGATACTGAAGAAGATGACGAAATTGATATCGGTTGTGCAGGAGGAGTAGACGTTACTATCACTCAAAGTTATACCACTGAATCTTCAAAGGGGCAAGTGGTGAGAATTGAAGTAAAAGGTCTTCAGGGAGGTCACTCCGGAATGGATATCCATAAAGGTTTTGGAAACTCAAACATCATTTTGGGAAGACTTCTTTACAAAGGTCTTGATCAACAAAATATTGAATTGATTTCTATCGACGGCGGCGGATTGAGAAATGCAATTCCCAGAGAAGCTGCTGCAGTGGTCTCTGTAAGAAATGCTCATGAATTCATTGCAGAAGCAACTGCTCTTAAAAAAGAAATTTTAGAAGAATTCGCTTCTGTGGAACCGGGAATTCAAATCAATATCGAAAGCTCTACTTCATCTGACAAAGCAGTTTCTGAAGCTGATTCAAAGAAAATCATTCTTACACTGAAAGCTCTTCATAACGGAGTTTACAGAATGAGCCCGGATGTGGCTGATCTTGTAGAAGCTTCCAATAATGTTGCAAGAGTTGAGTTGAAAGAAGGTGGGCTTAAAATATTAAACCTTACAAGATCATCAGTAGATTCATCTAAATATTCTACAGCAGAACAGTTAAAATCTGTAGCAGAATTAGCAGGAATGAACGTTGAATTCAGCGGTTCTTATCCGGGATGGAAACCAAAACCAGGTTCTGAAATTGTAAAGGTTATGGAAAAGATCTACACAGAAAAATTCAATGAGAAACCTCATGTAGTAGCGTGCCACGCAGGTCTTGAATGCGGTATCATCGGAGCCAACTATCCTGAAATGGAAATGGTAAGCTTCGGCCCAACCATCAGAGGAGCACACTCTCCTGAAGAGAAAGCCAATATCCCTTCTGCTCAGAAATTCTGGAGTTTCTTAAAGGATATTTTAGCGAACATTCCGCAGAAATAG